A single Nomia melanderi isolate GNS246 chromosome 13, iyNomMela1, whole genome shotgun sequence DNA region contains:
- the LOC143175232 gene encoding uncharacterized protein LOC143175232, translating into MTNVPETAQLKGLKRQRATIKGQLTRIETYLGEDDQFDIHELQIRKEKVIELNTSFENVQSSIELEDEVSDHDSEREQFERNYFKISSLLNRRIERLQTPSNLASTGRSTDSPNTVTVRQESTLLPKIEIKPYDGNPIEWHSFHDTFKTLVHDNLDLPAVQKFHLLKNALRGEIASIITSLNASEPNYRVAWDLLQRRCNRPRQIVQSHLKTLFELPEVTRDAPSSLRSLAEQAQMHVNALATLGQPVEQWDEILVYLIGKKLDKNTRRGWERTLENDEMPTFEQLVSFVNKQARGEEIEAEFSNTMKRVPYQERPLRNKVNARGYIHVATTNTKCVMCNENHEIYYCKHFLQASIRDRLEVIKRNKLCLNCFRTGHLVATCQANGCRKCNQRHNTLLHFNNEHRVNMNTSNTQVEAQITNAGANATALTVTCDSEILLGTARIKILDKFNKEHECRVLLDGGSQTHFITSELAEKLQLCKHNVNLTLSGLGQQATRAQYSVKTIVKARNSNFSSPISMIAVPSITGLLPSRQVNRTAIQLPQNIALADPEFHKPGKIDALLGNTLFFSLLSIGQIKLNNNSIILQKTRLGWIVTGKTDLQPAYKNPSVKSFLVTSSLDKTLNKFRKIEEVAEKSYLSEEERAAEISFKQGTIRDADGRYCVRLPFNIKNKQRLGSSREIALKGFYALERKLHSNQELLTGYREFLKDYERLGHMTQVSGDELTEGFYLPHHAVIKGVDYCGPFFLKERKHTNINRVKGYVVVFVCFATKATHLELVTNLTTEACIAAIKRFFARRGRSRSIYSDNGSNFIGANNEIRELTAFANSEEHKGKLKRYLTDEGVNWSFSPPRSPHFGGLWEAAVKAFKRHLKGTIGDALFTYEQLNTIMIEIEAILKSRPLTPLSSNLNDYIALTPAHFLIGDSLRTLPEYEWTDVHIKRLSLWQHTQRCRYSGRDTGTHTRGQPSTVAVRIGPNLGGTSRGRQDYPCGDCEDTARRVQTECKRTCATTDRLSVASIVHCIYV; encoded by the coding sequence ATGACGAACGTACCTGAGACAGCTCAATTAAAGGGTCTTAAGAGACAACGAGCCACAATTAAAGGGCAACTTACGCGGATAGAAACATATCTGGGTGAGGACGATCAGTTTGACATTCATGAATTACAAATTCGCAAGGAAAAGGTGATAGAGTTAAATACAAGCTTTGAAAATGTTCAGTCAAGCATAGAGTTAGAGGACGAGGTTTCCGATCACGATTCGGAAAGAGAACAGttcgaacgaaactattttaagaTAAGTAGCCTCCTAAACCGCCGAATTGAGAGATTACAAACCCCTAGTAATTTAGCCAGCACAGGTAGATCCACAGACTCGCCAAATACCGTAACGGTAAGGCAAGAAAGTACCCTTCTAccaaaaatagagataaaaccATACGACGGTAATCCCATTGAATGGCACAGTTTCCATGATACCTTTAAAACATTGGTCCACGACAATTTAGACTTACCTGCGGTACAAAAATTCCATCTATTGAAAAATGCACTTCGCGGAGAAATTGCGTCGATAATTACCTCATTAAACGCGTCAGAACCGAACTACCGGGTCGCTTGGGACTTGTTACAAAGGCGATGCAACAGACCGCGACAAATCGTACAGTCGCATTTGAAAACGTTATTTGAATTACCAGAAGTAACTCGCGATGCACCCTCGAGCCTCAGATCATTGGCGGAACAGGCTCAAATGCATGTAAATGCACTCGCCACTCTAGGTCAGCCCGTAGAACAATGGGACGAGATATTAGTTTATTTGATAGGAAAAAAGCTAGACAAAAATACTCGACGCGGATGGGAACGCACTTTAGAAAATGATGAGATGCCGACATTCGAACAATTAGTTAGTTTTGTAAACAAACAAGCGCGTGGCGAGGAGATTGAAGCGGAATTTTCTAACACAATGAAACGGGTTCCGTATCAAGAGCGTCCGCTACGAAACAAAGTTAATGCAAGGGGGTACATTCACGTAGCGACGACAAATACTAAGTGCGTCATGTGTAACGAGAACCACGAAATTTactattgtaaacattttttgcaAGCTTCAATTCGGGATAGATTAGAGGTGATAAAACGGAATAAATTATGTCTTAATTGCTTCCGAACTGGACATTTAGTCGCCACGTGCCAAGCAAACGGGTGCAGGAAATGCAATCAAAGGCacaatacattattacattttaataacgAACACCGGGTCAATATGAACACTAGTAACACCCAAGTAGAAGCTCAAATAACAAACGCGGGAGCCAATGCAACTGCGTTAACGGTCACATGTGATTCAGAAATATTGCTTGGTACAGCGCGGATTAAAATATTGGACAAATTCAACAAGGAACACGAGTGCCGCGTTTTATTAGACGGGGGATCTCAGACGCATTTTATAACCAGTGAACTAGCCGAAAAATTGCAATTATGTAAGCATAACGTAAATTTAACGCTATCAGGTTTAGGTCAGCAGGCGACCAGGGCACAATATAGTGTAAAAACAATAGTCAAGGCGCGGAATAGTAATTTTTCCAGTCCGATATCGATGATTGCTGTACCCTCGATTACCGGATTACTACCATCTCGACAAGTAAACAGAACCGCTATCCAACTACCGCAAAACATCGCGTTAGCAGATCCGGAATTCCATAAGCCAGGGAAGATAGACGCGTTATTAGGCAATACATTGTTCTTCAGCCTATTAAGCATtggacaaattaaattaaataacaacagtATCATATTGCAGAAAACTAGGTTAGGATGGATAGTTACCGGCAAAACAGATTTGCAACCCGCATATAAGAACCCATCAGTAAAATCGTTCCTTGTTACGTCGAGTTTAGATAAAACGTTAAACAAATTCCGGAAGATAGAAGAAGTCGCGGAGAAATCGTATTTATCAGAAGAAGAAAGGgccgcggaaatttcatttaaacaggGTACAATACGAGATGCAGACGGACGATATTGCGTAAGATTACCGttcaacataaaaaataaacaacggTTAGGGAGTTCGCGAGAGATAGCGCTAAAGGGATTTTATGCTTTAGAACGGAAATTACATTCCAATCAGGAACTGTTAACAGGATATCGGGAATTTTTAAAGGATTACGAACGGTTAGGGCACATGACACAGGTCAGCGGAGACGAGCTCACCGAGGGTTTCTACCTGCCGCACCACGCGGTAATAAAGGGAGTCGATTATTGCGGACCATTCTTTCTAAAGGAACGGAAACACACAAATATAAATAGAGTCAAGGGATACGTTGTAGTGTTTGTATGCTTTGCCACAAAGGCAACCCATTTAGAATTAGTCACAAACCTCACCACGGAGGCATGTATAGCTGCTAtcaaacgatttttcgcgagaaGAGGGAGATCTCGAAGCATATATTCAGATAACGGGAGCAATTTTATAGGCGCGAATAATGAAATAAGGGAACTGACCGCATTCGCAAATTCGGAAGAACACAAGGGAAAATTAAAACGGTACTTAACCGATGAAGGAGTCAACTGGTCGTTCTCTCCACCCCGTTCGCCTCATTTTGGGGGCCTATGGGAAGCCGCGGTGAAGGCTTTTAAAAGACATTTAAAGGGTACGATCGGAGACGCACTGTTCACGTACGAACAATTGAACACCATAATGATCGAGATCGAGGCTATCTTAAAATCCCGACCACTAACACCCCTATCCTCTAATCTTAATGACTATATCGCACTAACACCTGCACACTTCCTAATTGGTGATTCGTTACGAACCCTACCGGAATATGAGTGGACAGATGTGCATATCAAAAGGCTGTCATTGTGGCAACATACTCAAAGGTGCAGGTATTCAGGAAGGGACACTGGTACTCATACGAGAGGACAACCTTCCACCGTTGCAGTGAGAATTGGGCCGAATCTTGGAGGTACATCCAGGGGACGACAAGATTATCCGTGTGGTGACTGTGAAGACACCGCTAGGAGGGTACAAACGGAGTGTAAAAGGACTTGCGCCACTACCGATAGACTGAGCGTAGCATCTATAGTTCATTGTATATACGTATAG